A DNA window from Rubripirellula tenax contains the following coding sequences:
- a CDS encoding ornithine cyclodeaminase family protein: protein MSIEAAEKAMLAYEAGDVLFPEKIVQIFNDETQERINCLPATFKSDKICGVKWVSVFPPNPVKHGIQNLSAVIILSEIEHGFPIAFMEGTLCSNIRVGTMGAIAAKHLAKKDSETIGFIGAGEQAKMHLIAMKTVLPDLRLCRVAAKDPAEEVTFVNEMSAILPGLQFEQANSDLERATRNADVIVTATSAQAPLLKASWMKPGAFYSHVGGWEDEYAVALACEKIVCDDWNTVKHRTQTLSRMYKDGKLTDDDIHCDLIDLISGKKKGRMNDQERTYFNAVGLAYVDVGIAMAMYQRAMEAGMGQDLQVQHDMIFEHARLKDWVRV, encoded by the coding sequence ATGTCGATCGAGGCGGCCGAAAAGGCCATGCTCGCTTACGAAGCGGGGGACGTTTTGTTTCCAGAAAAGATCGTCCAAATCTTCAACGATGAAACGCAAGAACGAATCAACTGCCTTCCGGCGACTTTCAAGTCCGACAAAATCTGTGGTGTGAAGTGGGTATCGGTGTTCCCGCCGAACCCGGTCAAACATGGCATTCAAAATCTGTCTGCGGTGATCATTCTTTCGGAGATCGAGCACGGCTTTCCCATCGCATTTATGGAGGGAACCCTTTGTTCCAACATTCGTGTGGGAACCATGGGCGCGATTGCGGCGAAACACTTGGCCAAGAAAGATTCCGAGACGATCGGTTTCATTGGGGCCGGGGAACAAGCAAAGATGCACCTGATTGCGATGAAGACGGTGCTTCCGGATCTTCGCTTGTGCCGAGTCGCAGCGAAGGATCCTGCTGAGGAAGTGACGTTCGTCAACGAGATGTCGGCGATTCTTCCCGGCCTGCAATTCGAGCAAGCAAACTCGGATCTGGAACGCGCCACCCGTAACGCAGATGTCATTGTCACGGCCACTAGCGCGCAAGCGCCGTTGTTGAAAGCCTCTTGGATGAAACCCGGTGCTTTCTACAGCCACGTCGGTGGCTGGGAAGACGAGTACGCGGTGGCGCTGGCTTGTGAGAAAATCGTCTGCGACGACTGGAACACGGTGAAGCATCGCACGCAAACATTGAGCCGCATGTACAAGGATGGCAAGCTTACAGATGACGACATCCACTGCGACTTGATCGATCTGATCAGCGGCAAGAAGAAAGGCCGCATGAACGACCAGGAACGTACCTACTTCAACGCCGTCGGTCTTGCCTACGTCGATGTTGGAATCGCAATGGCGATGTACCAGAGAGCGATGGAAGCCGGCATGGGACAAGACCTGCAAGTGCAGCACGACATGATCTTTGAACACGCCCGTCTGAAGGACTGGGTTCGCGTTTAG
- a CDS encoding mercuric reductase: MATSDLIQLQPADDHNRQLQANVHPQDWTNPTPRRPYHLVVIGAGTAGLVTAAGAAGLGARVALIERELMGGDCLNVGCVPSKGMIRAARVAAAVRDAQPFGVHVPDGTTVDFGQAMERMRRLRAKISPNDSAKRFADMGIDVYFGKGSFVDNDTISVTRDDGSVTRLNYKKAVIASGARASAPPIPGLESVSYLTNETLFSLTQRPDRLGIVGSGPIGSEMAQAFARFGSEVHMFQRGDQILPREDAEASAVVQKHLERDGIRLMFHSKDMSVSPTSDNAIRIRVNQSGMPSETIVDQLLIAAGRAPNTEHLNLESVNVRYDREGVEVDDHMRTTNPRIYAAGDICSKYKFTHAADFQARIVIQNALFAVGPFGKKKASDLVIPWATYTSPEVAHVGLYEREAKSAGIEIDTYVQHFAEVDRAVLEGQDDGFVKVHTKKGTDTIVGATIVAENAGDMISEITLAMVGGLGLGKIAAVIHPYPTQAEAIRKLGDQFNRTRLTPLSKKLLDFLRWVNVGI, encoded by the coding sequence ATGGCAACTTCCGACCTGATTCAACTGCAGCCTGCCGACGACCACAATCGCCAACTGCAAGCGAACGTCCATCCGCAGGATTGGACCAACCCGACGCCGCGTCGTCCGTACCACTTGGTCGTGATCGGTGCCGGCACTGCGGGGCTTGTCACCGCAGCCGGAGCCGCGGGATTGGGTGCACGCGTCGCGTTGATCGAACGAGAGCTGATGGGCGGCGACTGCTTGAATGTCGGCTGTGTGCCGTCGAAAGGCATGATCCGCGCGGCACGCGTCGCGGCAGCGGTGCGTGATGCACAACCTTTCGGAGTCCACGTTCCCGACGGCACGACGGTCGACTTTGGGCAAGCGATGGAGCGGATGCGGCGTCTGCGTGCAAAGATCAGCCCCAACGATTCGGCCAAGCGGTTTGCCGACATGGGGATCGATGTTTACTTCGGCAAGGGATCGTTTGTCGACAACGACACGATCAGCGTGACTCGCGACGACGGTTCAGTGACGCGGTTGAATTATAAGAAAGCCGTGATTGCATCGGGCGCCCGCGCATCGGCACCACCGATTCCCGGATTGGAAAGCGTTTCCTATTTGACAAACGAGACTTTATTCTCGCTGACGCAGCGGCCCGATCGGCTTGGCATTGTCGGAAGCGGCCCCATCGGCAGCGAGATGGCACAAGCATTTGCTCGCTTTGGTAGCGAAGTACACATGTTCCAACGTGGCGATCAGATTCTTCCACGCGAGGATGCGGAAGCTTCGGCGGTGGTGCAAAAGCACTTGGAACGAGACGGCATTCGACTGATGTTCCACAGCAAGGATATGAGCGTCAGCCCGACAAGCGACAACGCAATTCGCATCCGTGTCAATCAAAGTGGCATGCCGAGCGAGACGATTGTCGATCAGTTGTTGATCGCGGCCGGACGGGCGCCGAATACGGAGCACTTGAACTTGGAATCCGTCAACGTGAGGTACGACCGCGAGGGAGTCGAAGTCGACGATCACATGCGGACCACCAACCCTCGCATTTATGCTGCGGGCGACATCTGTTCGAAGTACAAGTTCACGCACGCGGCCGACTTCCAAGCGCGCATCGTGATTCAAAACGCGCTGTTTGCCGTTGGACCGTTTGGGAAGAAGAAGGCCAGCGACTTGGTCATCCCATGGGCAACGTACACGTCGCCAGAAGTTGCCCATGTAGGGTTGTACGAGAGGGAGGCCAAGAGCGCCGGCATCGAGATCGACACCTACGTCCAGCACTTTGCCGAAGTCGATCGTGCGGTTCTTGAAGGACAGGACGACGGATTCGTAAAAGTTCACACCAAGAAAGGTACCGATACGATTGTCGGCGCGACGATCGTTGCTGAGAATGCGGGCGATATGATTTCGGAGATCACACTGGCGATGGTCGGCGGCTTAGGTCTGGGGAAAATTGCCGCCGTGATCCATCCCTATCCGACGCAAGCCGAAGCGATTCGCAAACTGGGCGATCAATTCAATCGCACCCGGTTGACGCCGCTTAGCAAAAAGTTGCTCGACTTCCTTCGATGGGTCAACGTGGGCATCTGA
- a CDS encoding TVP38/TMEM64 family protein has product MTTEIETPRGNNDSGKTKKVVVFLFVAAIILVAYTQFGDLLSLSSLAKQEAQLRTMQADHPVLVYGAAFLVYVVVTGLSLPGAAVLTLVYGWYFGLLRGVVLVSFASTAGATVAFLLSRFLFREAIEKRFGHRLQGFNDALEREGPSSLFTLRLIPAVPFFVINAVMGLTPIRTGTFWWVSQLGMLPATIVYVYAGSSVPDLQTLADDGVGAVFNRSQLIQISSAFVCLGLFPLVVRLAMKWYGRDRIPPGISGDDVSNA; this is encoded by the coding sequence ATGACGACCGAAATCGAAACGCCTCGCGGTAACAACGACTCTGGAAAAACCAAGAAAGTGGTCGTGTTTCTGTTTGTTGCGGCGATCATTTTGGTTGCCTACACGCAATTCGGTGACTTACTCAGCCTTTCGAGTCTGGCCAAGCAGGAAGCTCAACTCCGAACGATGCAAGCGGACCACCCTGTGCTGGTCTATGGGGCCGCGTTCTTGGTGTACGTCGTCGTCACCGGACTTTCGCTTCCCGGGGCCGCCGTGTTGACGTTGGTGTACGGGTGGTACTTCGGTTTGCTTCGCGGAGTCGTATTGGTCAGCTTTGCTTCAACCGCGGGTGCAACCGTCGCTTTTCTGTTGAGCCGATTCCTGTTTCGCGAAGCGATCGAAAAACGATTCGGACACCGGCTGCAAGGATTCAACGATGCTTTAGAAAGGGAAGGTCCGTCTTCCTTATTCACGCTGCGACTGATTCCGGCTGTGCCGTTTTTCGTCATCAACGCCGTGATGGGTTTGACGCCGATCCGCACAGGTACGTTTTGGTGGGTCAGTCAACTGGGCATGCTGCCTGCGACCATCGTCTATGTGTACGCCGGATCAAGCGTCCCCGATTTACAAACGCTCGCCGACGATGGCGTTGGTGCCGTATTCAACCGAAGCCAACTGATTCAGATCTCAAGTGCTTTCGTATGCTTGGGGCTGTTTCCGCTGGTCGTTCGGTTGGCGATGAAGTGGTATGGCCGCGACAGGATACCGCCAGGCATTTCCGGCGATGACGTATCCAACGCTTGA
- a CDS encoding Hsp70 family protein, with amino-acid sequence MVIDPERKLVVGIDLGTTRSVIAWAEPGGKSTTIFNSEGEPTTPSVVLFELDGVTVGKEAVKASRLLPDQVATFVKREMGKDGFSKSIGGKTYPPEMIQSLILGKLKRDAESRLGRPVDRAVVTVPAYFNEPKRRSTIAAGELAGLEVCAVINEPTAAAIAWGVDKQSELQGPQTVLVYDLGGGTFDASLVRVDGRKFDVLATDGNAMLGGMDWDKCLARWIDDEFAAQSGAYPSRLPGGETFLLREAEELKHSLTSRRSVDVRLVFDSHRMQSKITRELFEELTAHLLDRTRFTISKLINESKISWIEVDRILLVGGLTRMPQIREMLAKETGIEPDASISADEAVAHGAAIYASMLEYYESAHQENAPENPPSLELTDVNSHHLGVIGIDKKTNCRVNHIMIHRNTPLPVTRVSRLETNTDNQPNVVVEVVEGGDATGRHSTSIGRCVIHGLPPHLAAGTPVDVSFRYDTDGLIHVEAVLPRTGQRANLTIDRSAGMSDAQRGELADILSELGLDD; translated from the coding sequence ATGGTGATCGATCCGGAACGAAAACTGGTCGTGGGAATCGACTTGGGCACGACCCGCAGTGTGATCGCGTGGGCAGAACCGGGCGGCAAATCAACAACGATCTTCAACAGCGAAGGTGAACCCACGACGCCGTCGGTCGTGTTGTTTGAACTGGATGGCGTGACGGTTGGAAAAGAAGCCGTCAAAGCATCGCGACTGCTGCCCGATCAAGTCGCTACCTTTGTCAAACGCGAAATGGGAAAAGACGGTTTTTCCAAGTCGATCGGTGGCAAGACGTATCCGCCCGAAATGATTCAGTCGCTGATTCTTGGGAAACTCAAACGCGATGCCGAATCGCGTTTGGGACGCCCAGTGGACCGCGCGGTGGTCACGGTTCCGGCCTATTTCAATGAACCCAAACGTCGATCCACGATTGCTGCGGGCGAATTGGCAGGCCTAGAAGTCTGCGCCGTCATCAACGAACCAACGGCGGCGGCGATCGCTTGGGGTGTCGACAAGCAATCCGAACTGCAAGGACCTCAAACGGTATTGGTCTACGACTTGGGCGGCGGAACGTTTGACGCTTCGCTGGTCCGCGTCGATGGAAGAAAATTCGACGTGCTGGCAACCGATGGCAACGCGATGCTGGGCGGCATGGATTGGGACAAGTGCCTGGCAAGATGGATCGACGACGAATTCGCCGCCCAATCCGGTGCCTACCCGTCACGATTGCCAGGCGGCGAAACGTTTCTGTTGCGAGAAGCCGAAGAGCTCAAGCACTCCCTGACGTCGCGACGGTCGGTTGACGTACGATTGGTGTTCGATTCCCACCGAATGCAATCCAAGATCACACGAGAATTGTTCGAAGAGTTGACGGCGCACTTGCTCGATCGAACGCGATTCACGATTTCCAAATTGATCAATGAATCTAAAATTTCATGGATCGAAGTCGATCGCATCCTGTTGGTCGGCGGATTGACGCGAATGCCGCAGATCCGAGAAATGTTGGCCAAGGAAACCGGCATCGAACCGGACGCGTCGATTTCGGCGGACGAAGCGGTTGCCCACGGCGCTGCGATATACGCTTCGATGCTAGAGTACTACGAGAGCGCGCATCAAGAAAATGCACCGGAAAACCCTCCGTCGCTTGAGCTAACGGATGTCAACTCGCATCATTTGGGCGTCATCGGGATCGACAAAAAGACCAACTGCCGCGTCAACCATATCATGATTCACCGCAACACACCTTTGCCGGTGACGCGAGTATCACGATTGGAAACGAACACGGACAATCAACCCAACGTCGTCGTTGAAGTGGTCGAAGGCGGTGACGCAACCGGCCGTCATTCGACGTCGATTGGTCGATGCGTGATTCACGGACTGCCGCCCCATTTGGCCGCCGGAACGCCCGTCGATGTGTCGTTCCGCTATGACACTGATGGACTGATCCATGTCGAAGCCGTCTTGCCGCGAACGGGCCAGCGGGCAAATTTGACCATCGATCGTTCAGCAGGGATGTCCGACGCCCAACGGGGCGAATTGGCTGACATCCTGTCCGAATTGGGCTTGGATGACTGA
- a CDS encoding family 16 glycoside hydrolase, which yields MHSRVPSRFIAFSVLSFCLVGAVNRCPADDLEDDFLVQGEYVGDQTGMQVVGRGDGEFDLVIYEGGLPGAGAQPAPPRRVSGDADVVANLADSMGLKKIERQSPTLNAQPPIGAVVLFDGTQASIDQHWAKGKLAEGGLLAEGATTKDVFRDYKLHVEFQTPFMPKASGQARGNSGVYHQSRYETQILDSFGLEGKDNETGGIYTVSPPAINVCYPPRSWQTYDVDFTAARFDENDKKIADARMSVRLNGVIVQSDVAVPNATRAARLPEGPTPGPIDLQDHGNPVRFRNVWIVPRDSDKEARRPIVPGFERFFAASSNPSVDGGQVLLSSLACGACHAGADSSVLPTQRGPHLSDVVSRVRTDALVAMIANPHDAKPGTTMPDPWPGLDEPARRERAVAIASYLIDQGKGHLVDRAASQDMADAGRDLYHRIGCVACHAGFDGNKTPASTSVPLGNLAKKYSLVSLARFLQNPHAVRPGLRMPALTGTTEEAFAIAAYLTGDVTIQPSAAKFQRRIYRGKWERLPDFESLDLDSSDTVTDLKIDDIQPKNNYGVVFEALLPIAFDGEYTFRLTSDDGSAFSIGENRLDNDFIHAENTVEATYKLAAGVYPIRIEYFDAGGGAALSLTMVEPSFGESKIANLISDPAHANLDFLPSKFTADKRLVEQGRNWFVSAGCKNCHAMEDDSNAIVTVATAIDGWNADRGCLAAQPAAPAVDYELNAAQRASIVAAMQSKSSATPDAVDDEKRIHMTMAGLNCYACHAHGKFGGAEISRDAVFQSTTPEMGLEGRLPPALDGVGDKLNDTYFASTIDKGANLRDYMLTRMPAFGYEELRGLHKSFNTTDRRTDVKAANNPQSHEDIVAAGRQAVGNKGLACIKCHSFGGDKGGGLGAIDMLEMTNRLRFEWFHRYLQDPTAYRPGTRMPNSFVDGKSALVDLYDGDPPLQIDAMWQYLLDGKQAKEPEGLKAGAIILAADTKPRVYRNFFTDLSARGIAVGYPNGINLIWDAEAMTLARVWRNSFIDASLHWVGRGQGRQEPLGDSVIRVEESTPIAVLSSIDDDWPTEIGRDRGYRFGGYRLDQAGNPTFAYSIGETKVTDAPMPPAGAKPMMIRKITVDRGASDESQTIVWQFATGKILPVAGGFRVDDKFTISVEGADCQIVSTGDAQSLRAVLPIGPAVSITETIRW from the coding sequence ATGCATTCTCGCGTGCCGTCACGATTTATCGCCTTTTCGGTCCTCTCATTCTGTCTTGTCGGTGCGGTGAATCGATGCCCCGCCGATGATCTGGAAGACGATTTCCTGGTTCAAGGCGAATACGTCGGCGATCAAACCGGCATGCAAGTGGTCGGGCGCGGTGACGGCGAATTCGATCTGGTGATCTACGAAGGCGGCTTGCCCGGTGCAGGTGCCCAGCCGGCGCCGCCCCGGCGGGTTTCGGGGGATGCCGATGTCGTGGCGAATCTTGCCGATTCGATGGGACTGAAAAAAATCGAGCGACAAAGTCCCACGCTCAATGCCCAACCGCCAATCGGTGCTGTTGTTTTGTTTGACGGAACGCAAGCCTCGATCGATCAACATTGGGCCAAGGGCAAGCTTGCCGAGGGCGGATTACTTGCCGAAGGTGCGACAACGAAAGACGTCTTCCGCGACTACAAACTGCACGTCGAATTTCAAACTCCGTTCATGCCAAAAGCATCTGGACAAGCCCGTGGCAACAGCGGTGTGTATCACCAAAGTCGCTACGAAACACAGATCCTTGATTCGTTCGGTCTCGAAGGCAAAGACAACGAAACCGGCGGCATCTATACCGTCAGCCCCCCGGCCATCAACGTTTGCTATCCACCACGATCCTGGCAAACGTACGACGTGGATTTCACAGCCGCACGATTCGACGAAAACGATAAGAAGATTGCCGATGCACGGATGAGCGTTCGGCTCAATGGTGTGATCGTTCAAAGTGACGTCGCCGTTCCCAACGCGACACGCGCAGCCCGCTTGCCCGAAGGCCCCACGCCTGGACCGATCGACTTGCAAGACCACGGGAACCCGGTTCGGTTTCGAAACGTGTGGATCGTGCCGCGTGATTCGGACAAAGAAGCTCGACGCCCGATCGTTCCCGGATTCGAACGTTTCTTTGCCGCCAGCTCTAACCCGTCCGTCGACGGCGGCCAAGTCTTACTCAGTTCGTTGGCCTGCGGTGCTTGTCACGCGGGCGCCGACAGCAGTGTCTTGCCGACCCAGCGGGGGCCTCATTTGTCGGACGTCGTCTCGCGCGTTCGAACCGATGCGTTGGTCGCGATGATCGCCAACCCACACGATGCCAAGCCGGGCACTACGATGCCCGACCCTTGGCCGGGACTTGATGAACCGGCGCGACGCGAACGCGCCGTCGCGATCGCCAGCTATTTGATTGATCAAGGCAAAGGCCACTTGGTGGATCGCGCCGCCAGTCAAGACATGGCCGATGCCGGCCGCGATCTTTACCATCGCATCGGCTGTGTCGCATGTCATGCCGGGTTCGATGGGAACAAGACACCTGCGTCGACGTCGGTCCCGCTGGGCAACCTTGCCAAAAAATACTCGTTGGTCTCGCTGGCTCGGTTTCTACAGAACCCGCATGCGGTTCGTCCCGGCCTTCGCATGCCCGCTCTCACTGGGACGACCGAAGAAGCTTTCGCAATCGCCGCGTATCTGACGGGTGACGTCACCATCCAACCGTCTGCGGCCAAGTTTCAACGTCGTATCTATCGCGGCAAATGGGAACGATTGCCCGATTTCGAAAGTCTCGATTTAGACAGCTCCGACACGGTGACTGATTTGAAAATCGACGACATTCAACCCAAGAACAATTACGGAGTCGTGTTCGAGGCGTTGTTGCCGATCGCCTTCGATGGCGAGTACACCTTTCGCTTGACCAGCGACGATGGCAGCGCGTTCTCGATCGGCGAGAACCGGTTGGACAATGACTTTATCCACGCCGAAAACACCGTCGAAGCCACCTATAAACTCGCCGCCGGCGTCTACCCGATCCGAATCGAATACTTCGACGCTGGCGGTGGTGCGGCTCTTTCGCTGACAATGGTAGAGCCGAGTTTTGGTGAGTCCAAGATCGCGAATTTGATCTCCGATCCGGCACATGCGAATCTAGACTTCTTACCGTCGAAGTTCACGGCCGACAAAAGGTTGGTCGAACAGGGACGCAACTGGTTTGTCAGCGCCGGTTGCAAAAATTGTCACGCGATGGAGGATGACTCGAACGCAATCGTTACGGTTGCCACGGCGATCGACGGATGGAACGCCGATCGCGGATGTTTGGCGGCACAGCCGGCCGCCCCGGCGGTCGACTATGAATTGAATGCCGCCCAACGAGCCTCGATCGTTGCCGCGATGCAGTCCAAGTCGTCGGCGACGCCCGACGCGGTGGACGACGAGAAGCGAATTCATATGACGATGGCCGGACTGAATTGCTACGCGTGTCACGCACACGGCAAATTTGGCGGCGCCGAAATTTCTCGCGACGCGGTGTTCCAAAGCACCACACCGGAAATGGGATTGGAAGGCCGATTGCCGCCGGCGTTGGATGGTGTCGGCGACAAGCTCAACGATACCTACTTTGCCTCGACGATCGACAAAGGTGCCAACCTGCGTGACTACATGCTGACCCGCATGCCGGCGTTCGGGTACGAGGAACTTCGAGGTTTGCACAAATCGTTCAACACCACTGATCGACGCACCGACGTCAAAGCCGCGAACAATCCGCAAAGTCACGAAGACATCGTCGCGGCCGGTCGCCAAGCCGTCGGCAACAAGGGGCTGGCGTGCATCAAGTGCCACAGCTTCGGCGGCGACAAGGGAGGCGGGCTCGGCGCAATCGACATGCTGGAAATGACGAACCGCCTTCGATTCGAATGGTTCCACCGTTATCTGCAAGATCCGACGGCCTATCGACCGGGAACCCGAATGCCCAACAGTTTTGTCGACGGCAAGTCGGCGCTCGTGGATCTGTACGACGGTGACCCGCCGCTGCAGATCGACGCGATGTGGCAATACTTGCTCGACGGAAAACAAGCCAAAGAACCCGAGGGACTGAAGGCGGGTGCGATCATCTTGGCAGCCGATACGAAGCCGCGGGTCTATCGAAACTTCTTTACCGATCTGAGCGCCCGTGGGATAGCGGTTGGTTATCCCAACGGCATCAACTTGATTTGGGACGCCGAAGCAATGACTCTCGCCCGTGTTTGGCGAAACAGTTTTATCGACGCCTCGTTGCACTGGGTCGGTCGCGGACAAGGGCGCCAAGAACCGCTCGGTGATTCGGTCATTCGCGTCGAAGAGTCGACTCCGATCGCCGTGTTGTCATCGATCGATGATGATTGGCCGACGGAAATCGGGCGTGATCGAGGTTACCGATTCGGTGGTTACCGATTGGATCAGGCCGGTAACCCGACGTTCGCTTACTCGATTGGCGAAACCAAAGTGACGGATGCACCCATGCCACCCGCCGGTGCGAAGCCCATGATGATTCGCAAGATCACCGTCGATCGCGGGGCATCGGATGAATCGCAGACGATTGTTTGGCAGTTTGCGACCGGAAAAATATTACCCGTGGCGGGCGGTTTCCGCGTCGATGACAAGTTCACGATTTCTGTAGAAGGCGCTGACTGCCAGATCGTTTCGACTGGCGATGCTCAGTCGCTTCGGGCGGTCTTGCCGATCGGCCCCGCCGTTTCGATCACCGAAACGATCCGCTGGTAA
- a CDS encoding DUF7133 domain-containing protein has protein sequence MKFRLSSFVASVVFVLCLSVNETIAQSPTENDYYRITTFQTPENEVIEACGFQWMPDGRLAVCSRRGDIFMVTQPLSEKVTADQFSLFARGLHEPLSLSERDGWLYATQRPEVTRMSDVDGDGAADIFETYADGWGVSGDYHEYAFGSKFNDDGEMLITLCLTGSFSSAVPYRGWAMKITPDGRTIPFTSGVRSPGGMGANLAGDVFYTDNQGPWNGTCGLKVLQQGKFVGHPGGWDWYDLAESTMGKRPVAPKSGSRLWVEADRIDELVPPAILFPYDKMGKSASGIACDTTDGKFGPFPGQLFVSDQTQSKVMRVFLEQVDGIYQGACFPFRSGFASGNVATEMSPSGALFVGGTNRGWGSVGNKPFAVERLDWTGKVPFEIKEMALTPDGFLLTFTLPVDKLSAGNVDNYAMSTYAYEYREQYGSPEVDHTDLTITSAKVSEDGMSVRLVVDGLQRGHVHELHAAGVRSDNGLPLLHADAYYTANRLLVKN, from the coding sequence ATGAAATTTCGCCTAAGCAGCTTCGTCGCGTCCGTCGTTTTCGTGTTATGCCTTTCGGTAAACGAAACGATTGCCCAGTCGCCGACCGAAAACGACTATTATCGCATCACCACGTTCCAGACTCCCGAGAACGAAGTCATCGAAGCGTGCGGTTTCCAGTGGATGCCGGATGGTCGTTTGGCCGTTTGCTCGCGCCGTGGCGACATCTTCATGGTCACACAACCGTTATCCGAAAAAGTGACTGCGGACCAATTCAGCCTGTTCGCGCGCGGCTTACACGAACCGCTTAGCCTTTCCGAAAGAGACGGTTGGCTTTACGCAACCCAACGACCCGAAGTCACTCGCATGAGCGACGTTGACGGCGACGGAGCAGCCGATATTTTTGAAACTTACGCAGACGGCTGGGGCGTATCGGGCGACTACCACGAGTATGCTTTCGGGTCGAAGTTCAACGACGACGGCGAAATGCTGATCACGTTGTGTTTGACCGGATCGTTTTCTAGCGCCGTGCCGTATCGAGGGTGGGCGATGAAGATCACCCCGGACGGTCGGACGATTCCTTTCACCAGCGGCGTACGTTCGCCCGGCGGCATGGGGGCCAACTTAGCCGGCGACGTCTTCTATACCGACAACCAAGGCCCGTGGAATGGAACATGCGGATTGAAAGTCCTGCAGCAAGGAAAATTCGTCGGTCACCCCGGCGGATGGGACTGGTACGACCTTGCCGAATCGACAATGGGAAAGCGCCCCGTTGCACCGAAGAGCGGAAGTCGTTTGTGGGTAGAAGCCGATCGAATCGACGAACTGGTTCCGCCGGCGATTCTGTTTCCGTACGACAAGATGGGCAAAAGTGCATCGGGAATCGCGTGCGATACGACCGACGGAAAGTTCGGTCCCTTCCCGGGCCAATTGTTTGTCAGTGATCAAACGCAAAGCAAGGTGATGCGAGTCTTTTTGGAACAGGTCGACGGAATCTACCAGGGTGCCTGTTTCCCATTCCGATCGGGATTCGCATCAGGAAACGTTGCCACCGAAATGTCGCCGTCGGGCGCGCTGTTTGTCGGTGGCACCAATCGAGGCTGGGGATCGGTGGGGAATAAGCCGTTCGCCGTCGAACGATTGGACTGGACCGGAAAGGTGCCTTTTGAAATCAAAGAAATGGCGTTAACGCCGGACGGTTTTTTGCTCACGTTCACACTTCCGGTCGACAAGTTGTCGGCTGGCAACGTCGACAACTATGCGATGTCAACGTACGCGTATGAGTATCGCGAACAGTACGGCAGCCCCGAAGTTGACCACACCGACCTGACGATCACGTCCGCCAAAGTGTCCGAAGATGGAATGTCGGTTCGATTGGTCGTCGACGGACTGCAACGGGGGCATGTTCACGAACTGCACGCCGCTGGGGTTCGCAGTGACAACGGCCTTCCGCTGCTGCACGCCGACGCGTACTACACCGCCAATCGGCTTCTCGTGAAGAATTGA